AAGGGGATGACGCCCCGGGTGACCTCGTCCATCCGCATCTTTCCGACCCCAGCCACCACGTTCAGCACCGTGCCCACGGGGGGCGTGATCAGCCCGATGGCGTTGTTGATGATGAACAGCACGCCGAAGTACACGGGGTCGATGCCCGCGGCCTTGACCACGGGCATCAGCACTGGCGTCATGATCAGGATGGTGGGGGTCATGTCCATGGCGGTGCCCACGGCCATCACCAGCAGCATGATGGCGATCATGAGCAGCGTAGGGCTGTCCATGAAGGGGCGCAGTAGCGCAATCAGCTGCCGGGGGATGTCGGCCACCGTGATGAGCCAGGCGCTCACCATGGCTGCAGCCACCAGGAACATGATCACCGCCGTGGTCTTGGCAGCGCTCACAAACACAGCTGTGAGCTCGCGCCAGTGCAGTTCTCGGTAGACCAGCGTGGCCACCAACAGGGCGTACACCGCCGCCACGGCCGCTGCTTCGGTGGGTGTGAAAACGCCCATCTTTAAGCCCACGATCACTATCACGGGAAGAACCAGCGCCCAGGTGGAATCCTTGAGTGCCTGCAGCATTTCTGCGGTGGATGCTTTGGGTGGCGGTGTGATGTTCTCGCGCTGCGATACCCAATACCAGGCCACTGCGATGGCCAGCCCCATCATCAAGCCCGGCACGATGCCCGCTAGAAACAGCTTGCTGATCGACACGTTGGCGGCCACGCCAAACACCACGAACCCGATGGACGGCGGGATGACGGGTGCGATGATGCCCGCCGAGGCAATCAGCCCCCCGGCGCGCGCCTTGTCGTGCCCGGCCTTCACCATCATGGGCAGCAGCAGGGCCGCCAGTGCCGCCGTGTCGGCCACGGCAGAGCCCGACAGTGCGGCCAGCATGCAGGCCGCCAAAATGGCCACAAACCCCAGCCCGCCGCGCTTGTGCCCCACCAGCGTCAGCGCGAGCTTGACGATGCGTTGGGACAAGCCGCCCACGTTCATGATCTCGCCCGCCAGCATGAAGAACGGCACCGCCAGCAGCGGAAACGAGTCCGCCCCGTTGATGACGTTCTGTGCAAGGATTTGGGCGTCAAACAGGTCCAGGTGCCACATCAGTGCCGCTCCAGACACCAGCAGAGCGTAAGCGATGGGCACGCCAATGGCCATGGCGGCCAGCAGAGAGCCAAGGAAGATGAAAACAGTCATGTTGCAGGTCTCCTGGGCGGATTACTTGTGGGGTGCGCCGGTGCGATCGAGGTGCAGGTCCTCGACCGAGGCCAGGTCTTCCGATTCGGTGACTTGCACCAGCTCGTCGTCTCTGATCTGGCCCGACAGAAGGCGCCAGAGGTCCATCAGCAGCAAGAGACCGGACGCCACGGCAAACACTACGCCTGATGCATAGAAGATGGCCATGGAGGCTCCCGTCACCGGCGCCTCCACATCCAGGTTGATGCGCGCCTGGGCCAGGGCCCCGCTGAACAGCAGCCAGGTGCAAAACAGCATCAGCCCGTAGCTGGCCACCAGGCAGATGCGCTGGACGAAGGGTGGTAGCTTGGTGAGCAGCATGTCGGTGCCCAGGTGGCCATGCTCGCGGACCGCCACGATGGCCCCGAGGAACGTGATCCACACGAACAGCCAGCGCGACAGCTCTTCGCTGACCGAAATGCCGGAGTTGAAGGCGTAGCGCAACACCACGTTGCCAAATACCAGCAGCACCATCACCGCAAGGGCCAGGGCGATCAGCAGGTTGATGCAGCGGCAGCACCGGTCAATGAAAGAGGTCAGCATGCGTATGTCTCCGTGATGGCGGGGCCATTCATTGGGGGTTGGAGGCGCGTGATGCCGACTCACAAGCGGGCGTTGCGCAACAGGCCGCGCTGTGCCAGGTTGTTGATGAAAGCGCGCAGACCAAACTGCCAGGGCGCTGCCGTTTCACTGTGCGTCACGCGGTTGTGCAGGCCGCCCAGCCATGCGCTGTGGATGGTGACCACGTCGCCCAGTTTGTGGGTGAAGCCGCTGCCCGGCTGGTCGCGGTCTTCAATGGGTGCAAACAGCGTGCCGAGAAACAGCATGAACCCGTCGGGGTACTGGTGTGCCGCCAGCGTCTGCGCCACCAGGTCGGCCGGGTCGCGGCTGATGCTGGCCATGGTGTTGATGCCACGCAGCTCAAAGCCGTCCACCCCGGCCACGCGCAAGTGCACGGTTTCGTTGCGCACCTGGTCCAGGCCAAAACCCGCATCGAACAGGCGGATGAATGGCCCCAATGCGCACGATGCGTTGTTGTCCTTGGCTTTGCCCAGCAGCAGCGCGCTGCGGCCTTCGATGTCGCGCAGGTTCACGTCGTTGCCCAGCGTGGCGCCCACGATGTCACCGCGTCCATTCACTGCCAGCACCACCTCGGGCTCGGGGTTGTTCCAGGCCGAATCGGCGCGTATGCCGATGTCCTGGCCGCAGCCCACTGAGGCCAGCACGGGCGCCTTGGTGAACACTTCCGCGTCGGGACCAATGCCTACCTCCAGGTACTGCGACCACAGGCCTTTTTCCTGCAGCAGCGCTTTCAGCGCCATGGCTTGGGGCGAGCCGGGGTGGATGTCGGCCAGGCTCTCGCCAATCAGCCCGATCACCTGGCTTCTGAGCCCCTGTGCGCGGCTGGCGTCGCCCCGTGCCTGTTCCTCGATCACCCGCTCAATCAGGCTCGCGGCAAAGGTGACGCCAGCGGCTTTGACCACCTGCAGATCGCAGGGTGCCAACAGCCATGGCGCGCCTGCGTTGCGTTGGCCGGGCAGGCTGTTCTGAATGAGGTCTTCCACACTGCACAACCACTGGCCCTGCGTGCCTTGCACCGCCTGTGCGGGTTGGGCTTGGTCCAGCAGGGTGCTCATGGTGGGGTAGTGTTCGGTCAGGTCGAACACACCTTCGGGCCGCAGTGCGACCACGGCGGGCCCGGGGATGGCTCCGGGGGCCCACACACGGCCCACCAAGGCGCCTTGCAGGCCGTCTGTGGGCAGCACCTGGGCGGTGGATGGGCTTGGGTGGGCTGAGGCAGGGGCGTGCTTGTCCGCACCGGCCTTAGTGGCCGCTGTTGTGGGGGTCATGGAATGTCCTTTAAGTTGCCCGGCTGCAGCTTGCGCAACGCACGCCATGGTCGGCGTGGTGCCGTGGTGGCGCGCTGCAGGGCCGGGCTCAGTGGTTGTGGCGTGGGGTGTTTTCAGAGATGCGCTGGAACTGCAGCGCGAAGTCCAGCGTCGCGCCATCCACCAGTTGGCCCGTCTTTTCGCGGTAAAGCGCTTCCCACGGAGACTGGCTCTTGGGGATCGGGGGCGCGGGTAGCTCGCGGCGGCGGCGTGCGATCTCTTCGGGCACCACCAGCGCATTGCAGCGGCCCGTGTTCAGGTCAATGCGGATGGTGTCGCCGCTTTGCAGCCAGCTTAGGCCTCCGCCCACGGCACTCTCTGGCGATACGTTCAGGATGGAGGGGCTATCGGCCGTGCCGGACTGTCGACCATCGCCCAGGGTGGGCAGGGTGTTGATGCCGCGCTGGATCAGTGCATCGGGCGGCTGCATGTTGACCACTTCGGCCGATCCCGGCCAGCCAATGGGCCCCGCGCCGCGCATCACCAGAATGCAGCCTTCGTCGATGTTCAGTGCGGGGTCGTTGATGCGGGCGTGGTAGTCGTCCGCGCCTTCAAACACCACGGCGCGGGCTTCAAAAGTGCCCTCCTGGCCTGGGCGGCTCAGGTAGCGGGCGCGGAAGGCCTCGGAGATCACCGAGGTCTTCAAAATACCAAAGTCAAACAGGTTGCCGCTGAGCACCAGGAAGCCTGCCTTTTGCAGCAACGGCCGATCAAATGGGCGAATCACCTCGCGGTCGCGGGTTTCGCGGCCTTGCAGGTTGTCGCCCACTGTGCGGCCCGTCACGCTGGCGCAGTCGTTGTGCAGGCGCCCGGCTTGCTGCAACTCCCACATCAGTGCGGGCACCCCACCGGCGCGGAAAAAGCGCTCGCCCAGGAACTGGCCTGCGGGCTGCATGTTCAGCAGCAGAGGCAGGTCGTAGGCGTGTTCGGTCCAGTCCTTGGCTTCTAGCACCACGCCAGCGTGGCGCGCCATGGCCATGATGTGCACCTGTGCGTTGCTTGATCCCCCGGCCACGCTCACCACCGACAGCGCGTTGAGAAAGCTCTCGCGCGTCAGGATGCGGGAGGGGCGCAGGTCTTCATAGGCCATCTCGACGATGCGGCGCCCGGTTTCATAGGCCATCTGGCCCCGCTCTCGGTAAGGCGCCGGAATGGCCGCGCAGCCGGGCAGCGACAGGCCCAGGGCTTCGGCCACGGCGTTCATGGTCGATGCCGTGCCCATGGTGTTGCAGTGCCCGGCAGAGGGCGCACTGCTGCAGGCGCGTTGCAAAAATTCCTCTTCGTCAATCTCACCAGCGGCCAACTGGCGGCGGCTGCGCCAGATGACGGTGCCTGAGCCCACCAACTCACCGTTGTGCCAGCCGTCCAGCATGGGGCCGCCGGAGAGCACGATCGCCGGAATGTCCACTGTGCTGGCCGCCATCACGCCCGCAGGGGTCGTTTTGTCGCAGCCCGTGGTCAGCACCACGGCGTCGATGGGGTAGCCGTACAGCGTCTCTACCAGGCCCAGGTAGGCCAGGTTGCGGTCCAGTGCCGCAGTGGGGCGACGGCAGTTCTCAAAAATGGGATGCACGGG
This Acidovorax sp. 106 DNA region includes the following protein-coding sequences:
- a CDS encoding TRAP transporter small permease → MLTSFIDRCCRCINLLIALALAVMVLLVFGNVVLRYAFNSGISVSEELSRWLFVWITFLGAIVAVREHGHLGTDMLLTKLPPFVQRICLVASYGLMLFCTWLLFSGALAQARINLDVEAPVTGASMAIFYASGVVFAVASGLLLLMDLWRLLSGQIRDDELVQVTESEDLASVEDLHLDRTGAPHK
- a CDS encoding TRAP transporter large permease subunit; the protein is MTVFIFLGSLLAAMAIGVPIAYALLVSGAALMWHLDLFDAQILAQNVINGADSFPLLAVPFFMLAGEIMNVGGLSQRIVKLALTLVGHKRGGLGFVAILAACMLAALSGSAVADTAALAALLLPMMVKAGHDKARAGGLIASAGIIAPVIPPSIGFVVFGVAANVSISKLFLAGIVPGLMMGLAIAVAWYWVSQRENITPPPKASTAEMLQALKDSTWALVLPVIVIVGLKMGVFTPTEAAAVAAVYALLVATLVYRELHWRELTAVFVSAAKTTAVIMFLVAAAMVSAWLITVADIPRQLIALLRPFMDSPTLLMIAIMLLVMAVGTAMDMTPTILIMTPVLMPVVKAAGIDPVYFGVLFIINNAIGLITPPVGTVLNVVAGVGKMRMDEVTRGVIPFMAAQFAVMFLMVLFPSIVLVPMRWFIG
- a CDS encoding fumarylacetoacetate hydrolase family protein, encoding MTPTTAATKAGADKHAPASAHPSPSTAQVLPTDGLQGALVGRVWAPGAIPGPAVVALRPEGVFDLTEHYPTMSTLLDQAQPAQAVQGTQGQWLCSVEDLIQNSLPGQRNAGAPWLLAPCDLQVVKAAGVTFAASLIERVIEEQARGDASRAQGLRSQVIGLIGESLADIHPGSPQAMALKALLQEKGLWSQYLEVGIGPDAEVFTKAPVLASVGCGQDIGIRADSAWNNPEPEVVLAVNGRGDIVGATLGNDVNLRDIEGRSALLLGKAKDNNASCALGPFIRLFDAGFGLDQVRNETVHLRVAGVDGFELRGINTMASISRDPADLVAQTLAAHQYPDGFMLFLGTLFAPIEDRDQPGSGFTHKLGDVVTIHSAWLGGLHNRVTHSETAAPWQFGLRAFINNLAQRGLLRNARL
- a CDS encoding IlvD/Edd family dehydratase → MQKTPRRPFRSRDWFADPARSDMTALYLERFMNYGLTPEELRSGRPIIGIAQTGSDLSPCNRIHVDLARRVREGIRDAGGIPMEFPVHPIFENCRRPTAALDRNLAYLGLVETLYGYPIDAVVLTTGCDKTTPAGVMAASTVDIPAIVLSGGPMLDGWHNGELVGSGTVIWRSRRQLAAGEIDEEEFLQRACSSAPSAGHCNTMGTASTMNAVAEALGLSLPGCAAIPAPYRERGQMAYETGRRIVEMAYEDLRPSRILTRESFLNALSVVSVAGGSSNAQVHIMAMARHAGVVLEAKDWTEHAYDLPLLLNMQPAGQFLGERFFRAGGVPALMWELQQAGRLHNDCASVTGRTVGDNLQGRETRDREVIRPFDRPLLQKAGFLVLSGNLFDFGILKTSVISEAFRARYLSRPGQEGTFEARAVVFEGADDYHARINDPALNIDEGCILVMRGAGPIGWPGSAEVVNMQPPDALIQRGINTLPTLGDGRQSGTADSPSILNVSPESAVGGGLSWLQSGDTIRIDLNTGRCNALVVPEEIARRRRELPAPPIPKSQSPWEALYREKTGQLVDGATLDFALQFQRISENTPRHNH